The following nucleotide sequence is from Saccharothrix texasensis.
GACCGGAGCGGGCACGGTCATCGGCGCGCACTTCGACTCGATGCTGGTCAAGCTGACGTGCCGCGGGCGCACGTTCTCCGCCGCGGTGGCCCGCGCGCGGCGCGCGGTGGCCGAGTTCCGCATCCGGGGCGTGTCCACGAACATCCCGTTCATCCAGGCGGTGCTGGACGACCCGGACTTCTACGAGGGCCGGGTCACGACGTCGTTCATCGAGAAGCGACCCCACCTGCTGACCGCGCGGCACTCCGCCGACCGCGGCACGCGCATGCTGACCTACCTGGCCGACGTGACGGTGAACCGGCCGAACGGCCCGCGCCCGTCCGTCGTGGACCCGAAGGTGAAGCTGCCGGCGGTCGACCTGAACGCCGAGCCGCCGGCGGGGTCGAAGCAGAAGCTGGAGGAGCTGGGGCCGGAGGGCTTCGCCCGCTGGCTGCGGGAGGGCAAGGCGCTGGCCGTCACCGACACCACGTTCCGCGACGCGCACCAGTCGTTGCTGGCGACGCGCGTGCGGACGAAGGACCTGCTGGCCATCGCGCCGCACGTGGCGCGCATGACGCCGCAGCTGCTGTCGTTGGAGGCGTGGGGCGGCGCGACGTACGACGTGGCGCTCCGGTTCCTGGCCGAGGACCCGTGGGAGCGGCTGGCGGCGCTGCGCGAAGCGGTGCCGAACATCACCCTGCAGATGCTGCTGCGCGGCCGGAACACGGTGGGCTACACGCCCTACCCCGAGGCGGTGACCAGCACGTTCGTCCAGGAAGCGACGAAGACCGGCATCGACATCTTCCGGATCTTCGACGCGCTGAACGACGTGGAGCAGATGCGGCCGGCGATCGAGGCCGTCCGCGAGACCGGCACGGCCGTCGCCGAGGTCTGCTTGTGCTACACCTCGGACCTCTCCAACCCCGACGAGCGGATCTACACGCTCGACTACTACCTGAAGCTGGCCGAGCAGATCGTCGGCGCCGGCGCCCACGTCCTCGCGGTGAAGGACATGGCCGGGCTGCTGCGCCCGCCGGCGGCGGCGCGCCTGGTGACGGCGTTGCGCAAGGAGTTCGACCTGCCGGTGCACCTGCACACGCACGACACGGCGGGCGGGCAGCTCGCGACGTACCTGGCGGCCATCCAGTCCGGGGTCGACGCGGTCGACGGCGCGGTGGCGTCGATGGCGGGCACGACGTCGCAGCCGCCGCTGTCGGCGATCGTCGCGGCCACCGACTACACGGAGCGGTCCACGGGCCTGGACCTGCGGGCGGTGTGCGACCTGGAGCCGTACTGGGAGTCGGTGCGCAAGGTCTACGCGCCGTTCGAGTCGGGCATCCCCGGCCCGACGGGACGCGTGTACTCGCACGAGATCCCCGGTGGGCAGCTGTCGAACCTGCGGACGCAGGCGGTCGCGCTCGGCCTCGGGCAGAAGTTCGAGGAGATCGAGTCCATGTACGCGGCGGCCGACCGGATGCTGGGTCGGCTGGTGAAGGTGACGCCGTCGTCCAAGGTCGTCGGCGACCTGGCGTTGCACCTGGTCGGCGCGGGCGTCTCGCCGAAGGAGTTCGAGGCGGACCCCGGTCGGTTCGACATCCCGGCGTCGGTGATCGGGTTCCTGCACGGTGAGCTGGGCGACCCGCCGGGCGGGTGGCCGGAGCCGTTCCGGAGCAAGGCGCTGCAGGGCCGTGCCGCGCCGAAGGGCGTCGCGGAGCTGACCGACGACGACGTCAAGGGCCTGGAGGACGACCCGCGGGCGACGCTCAACAGGTTGCTGTTCCCGGCGCCGACGAAGGAGTTCCTCGCGCACCGCGAGGCGTACGGCGACACGAGTGTGCTGGGCAGCAAGGACTTCTTCTACGGGCTCAAGCCGGGGGAGGAGTACCAGGTCGACCTGGAACCGGGCGTGCGGCTGCTGATCGGGCTGGAAGCCATCGGCGAGGCCGACGAGCGCGGTATCCGCACGGTGATGGCCACGCTGAACGGGCAGTTGCGCCCGATCCAGGTGCGGGACCGGTCGATCGCGGCCGAGGTGCCCGTGGCGGAGAAGGCGGACCGGGGCAACCCGGGGCACGTCGCGGCGCCGTTCGCCGGGGTCGTCACGCCGAGCGTGGAAGAGGACGAACAGGTCGAGGTCGGGCAGACGATCGCGACGATCGAGGCGATGAAGATGGAGGCCGCGATCACCGCGCCCAAGGCCGGGCGGGTCAGGCGGTTGGCCGTGCGCGGGGTGCAGCAGGTCGAGGGTGGGGATTTGCTGATCGTGCTCGAGTGAGGTCCGGGCTCGGCTCGGGGTCGGGCTTGGGCTCGGGCTCGGGGTCGGGGTCGGGGTTGGGTTGGGTTGGGTTGGGGTCGAGGGGAGTACGGCTCGATTTGACATGGGGCCCTTACGGGCACCCCAGGCAGGCCGAAGCCGGGCAGGCATGGCGGGAAGAGCGTCCGCCACGCCTGCCCGGCTTTGGCCGGCCTATGGCACCCGAACCCATGTCAAATCGGGCCTTGGTGGTGTGCGCTGCGGGGCCGTTGTGTGGCGGTGGGGCAGCGGGCTTGAGGGCTGGGTGGTGTTGGTGGCCACATAGAGCGGTGGGGGGAACCCCCGGGTTGGGGTTGGCGTTGGTCGGGGCATGAAGAAGGTCGCGGTTGGGTTGCTCGCTCTCACGGCCGGCGCTCTCGCCTGGGCGGCGCGGGACGTGTCGTTGGCGTTGGGCGGGAAGCCCGGCGGGGAGCGGGTGCGGCGGTCGCCTCGGTATCGCGACGGGAAGTTCCACAACGACGCCCGCACCCGGACCATGCCGCCCGACGGCGCGGCCGGGACGGTGCGGGAGATGTTCTTCGGTGGGCAGCAGCGGCGGCCGGTCGGGCAGGTGCCGTTGGTGCCGCCGGTCGTCGGGTCGGCGGACGGGCTGCACATCACCTGGTACGGGCACGCCTCGACGCTGGTCGAGATCGACGGCGCGAGGGTGTTGATCGACCCCGTGTGGAGCGACCGCGTGTCACCGTCGCAAGTGGTCGGTCCGAAGCGGTTGCACCCGGTGCCGCACGCGTTGCACGAGGTCGGGCGGGTGGACGCGGTGGTGATCTCGCACGACCACTACGACCACCTGGACCTGGCGACGGTGCGCGCGTTGACGGCGGACACGGACGCGGTGTTCGTGGTGCCGCTCGGGATCGGGGCGCACCTGCGCCGGTGGGACGTGCCCGAGCAGCGGATCGTCGAGCTGGACTGGGACGAGTCGCACGAAGTGGCCGGGGTCACGTTGGTGGCCACGGCGGCGCAGCACTTCTCCGGTCGGGGCTTCCAGCGGGACAACACGCTGTGGGCGTCGTGGGTGCTGAAGGGGCCGCGACACCGCGTCTACTACAGCGGTGACACGGGTTACTTCGACGGTTACCGGACGATCGGTGAAGAGCACGGCCCGTTCGACGCGTCCTTGATCCAGATCGGTGCTTACGGGCCCGGGTGGCCGGACATCCACATGACGCCGGAAGAGGGCGTGGCGGCGCACCGGGACGTGCGGGGCGGCCTGCTGATCCCGGTGCACTGGGCGACCTTCAACCTGGCGTTCCACGACTGGACCGAGCCGGTGGACCGGGTGTGGCGGGAAGCGAAGGCGCACGGGGTGCCGTTGGCCGTGCCCAGGCCCGGCGAGCGGGTCGACGTGGGGCAGCCGCCGGAGGTCGACGGGTGGTGGCAGGCACTCGCGGTGGGACGATGACCCGGTGACCAGGATTGTCGCGGGCGCCGCCGGTGGCCGCCGGCTGCAAGTGCCGCCCAGGGGTACCCGACCCACCTCCGACCGGGTGCGGGAGGCGTTGTTCAGCTCGTTGGAGACGTTGGTCGACCTGGACGGCGCGGTGGTGCTGGACCTGTACGCGGGGTCCGGGGCGCTCGGTTTCGAGGCGATGTCCAGGGGCGCGGCGAGGGCCACGTTCGTGGAGTCGGACAAGCGGGCTGCCGAAGTCTTGAAGAGCAACGCCAAGGTGGTCGCGCTGCCCGGCGCCACGGTCGTCAACCGCACCGCGGAGGCCGTGGCCGGCGGTGCGGCGGAGGTCGCCTGTGACGTGGTCTTCGCCGATCCGCCCTACGCGGTGACGGACGAACAGCTCAACCGGCTCCTCGCGTCGCTGGTCACGAACGGTTGGACGAAACCGGGCTCGCTGTTCGTCGTCGAACGGGGCGCGCGCAGCCCTGAACCGATGTGGCCAAGCCCGGTGGAATCCTTGCGCAGCAAGCGATACGGCGACACGGCGCTGCACTGGGCCGAACAGGTTGACGCCTCCGGGTGATGCCGACCACGCACCGGAGTGGACGCGTCCGATCGGGTGCTACCGTCCGAAACCATGACGCGTGCCGTGTGCCCCGGCTCCTACGACCCGGCCACCAACGGACACCTGGACATCATCGGCAGAGCGGCGAAGCTCTTCGACGAAGTCGTCGTCGCCGTGCTCATCAACAAGAACAAGAAGACGTTGTTCTCGGTGGAGGAGCGCACCGAAATGCTGCGCGAGGTCACCGCGCAGTGGCCGAACGTCCGCGTCGACGCCTGGCACGGCCTGCTGGTCGACTACTGCCTGGAGAACGACATCAAGGCCATCGTCAAAGGCCTGCGGGCGGTCAGCGACTACGACTACGAGCTGCAGATGGCGCAGATGAACCACCAGCTCACCGGGGTCGAGACGCTGTTCATGCCGACCAACCCGATCTACAGCTTCCTGGCCAGCTCGCTGGTCAAGGACGTGGCGACCTACGGCGGCGACGTGACGAGCCTGCTGCCCCCCACGATCAAGGACCGGCTCTCCGCCCGCCTCGCCGAGGGTCGCTGACCGTTCACGGTCCGTGAACCGGCTCGTCGCCCGGTGCGGTGAGCGTTCACCGGCATGAGCGAGATCACATCGCGCACCGCGAAGGCGCTGCCCTCCCCGTGCGGGCACGGCCACCGCGCCCGCTCGGGCGGTCGCGCCGGTGTGGCCGGCACGCCGCCTTCCGCGAGGTCGGCCTGTCGGCCCGCCCGTGCGGGCCATCGACACCGTGCGGCCGTATCCGCAGGACAAGTGGACCTTCCACGGCCGCGCGGGCGTGCTCGACCGGCTACTGCGAGGTGGGCGCGGTCAAGACGACGGGCGTCCGCACGCGTGGCGCGTGGCGGGTCGTGATCGACGACGCGAGTCCGGACCACCGCGCCGGCTCCGTCCCGGCGGACATCACCCGGTAGTCGGACACGCCCTGCCGATCTCCCGGCGGCGACGAGATCGGCAGGGCACACTGGGACGGGTACTGCTGTGGGCGCGAGGAGTGAGACGTGTACCGGGTGTTCGAGGCCCTCGACGAGCTGGTCACGATCGTCGAGGAAGCGCGTGGCGTGCCGATGACCTCCGGGTGCGTCGTGCCGCGCGGCGACGTGCTCGAACTCCTCGACGACGTGCGCGACGCCATCCCGGCGGAGCTGGACGACGCCCAGGACGTGCTCGACCACCGCGACGAGCTGGTCGGCAAGGCCCAGCACGACGCGGACCAGGCCGTGAGCAAGGCGCGGTCCGACGCCGAGCGGATGGTCTCCGAGGCGCAGCACGAGGCCGAGCGGATGCTGTCCGAGGCGCGGGCGCGGGCCGAGCGGATGGTCGCCGACGCCGAGGACCAGGCGCAGCGCACCGTCTCCGCGGGCCGCCAGGAGTACGAGGACCTGGTGGGCCGGGCGCACGCCGAGGCCGACCGCATGGTCCAGGCGGGCCGGGCCAACTACGAGCGCGCGATCGAGGAGGGCCGGGCGGAGCAGGCGCGCCTGGTCGACGGGACCGAGGTCGTGCAGGCCGCGCACGCCGAGGCCGCCCGGGTGCTGGACGCGGCGCAGACGGAGGCCATCCGGCTGCGCAACGAGTGCGACGCGTACGTGGACGGCAAGCTGGCCGACTTCGAGGACCTGCTCGCGCACACCCTGCGCAGCGTCGGGAAGGGTCGCTCGCACCTGCGCGGCCCGGCCGTCGCGAGCGCCGCCGCGCCGTTCGACTACCACGAATAACCCGACCGGACGACGCTCCGACCAGCCGATTTCACGTGGACGCCCGTTGTCCCGTACCCTTGACCGGCTGGTCGTGGTAAGTCCCCGACGGCAACACCAAACATCATGTCTGAGCATCGTCACGCCTCCGCGCGTCCCACAGCGACCGGGCCCTGGGTCATCGACACCAGGGACCTCGGGCGTCGAGCGGGCTCCAGCCGCGGTGTGCGCCGGACGGTGCCCGCGGAGGGCGTCGGCCTTCTCGGCGTGATCGCGGTGCCGGCGGGGGGCGACGTCGAACTCGACCTCCTGTTGGAGTCGGTGGTCGAAGGCGTGCTCGTGACGGGCACGGCCGCGACGGTGGTCGAAGGGGAGTGCTCGCGCTGCCTGGACCCGCTGTCGGCGGAGGTCGAGGTGGAGCTGACCGAGCTGTACGCCTACCCGGACAGCACCACCGACGAGACCACCGAAGAGGACGAGGTCAGCCGTCTGCACGACGACCTGATCGACCTCGAACCCGTGGTGCGCGACGCCATCGTGCTCGCGCTGCCGCAGGTGCCGCTGTGCTCGCCGGACTGCCTCGGGCTGTGCGTCGACTGCGGCGGCAGGCTGGCTGATCTCGGCCCCGACCACGGGCATGAGACGATTGACCCCCGTTGGGCCGCCTTGCAAGAGCGGTTCGACGGGAATCGTGACAATCCAGAGGAGAACTAGTCGTGGCCGTCCCGAAGCGGAAGATGTCGCGCTCGAACACGCGCTCGCGCCGCGCTCAGTGGAAGACCAGTGCCGTGCACCTGGTGGCGTGCCAGAACCGGGCCTGCCGCCAGCCGAAGCCCCAGCACGTCGCCTGCCCGGCCTGCGGCCAGTACGACGGCCGCCAGGTCGTCCAGCCGGCCTGATCACCTCTCTGGCGAAGGTAGCGGCGAATCGTGGGGGGTAGGTCGTCGCGCGGTCGGTCCGCCGACCGCGCCCCGTTGATCGAAGCGCTCGGCGTCCCGTTGGACGCCGAGCTGCTGACGCTCGCACTCACACACCGGTCGTACGCGTACGAGAACGGTGGTCTGCCGCCCAACGAGCGGCTGGAGTTCCTCGGCGACGCGGTGCTCGGCCTCGTCGTCACCGATCACCTGTACCGCACGCACCCCGACCTGCCCGAGGGGCAGCTCGCCAAGCTCCGCGCGAGCGTGGTCAACATGCACGCCCTCGCGGGCGTCGCGCGGGGTCTCGGCGACGACGGGTTGGGCGGGCACCTGCTGCTCGGTCGCGGCGAGGAGCTGACCGGCGGCAGGGACAAGGCGAGCATCCTCGCGGACGGCCTGGAAGCCGTCATCGGCGCGGTGTACTTGCAGTTCGGCATTGAAACCGCGCGTCAACTCGTTCACCACCTGTTCGACCCGTTGTTGGCGGAAGCGCCGCTGCGGGGTGCTGGACTGGACTGGAAGACGAGTCTTCAGGAGCTGACCGCGTCCGCCGGTCTTGGCGTCCCCGAGTACCGGGTGGACGACCAGGGCCCGGACCACCGCAAGGAGTTCACCGCCACGGTGCTCGTCGGTGGTCAGGCCTACGGGACCGGGGACGGGCGCACGAAGAAGGAAGCCGAGCAGAAGGCGGCCGAGGCCGCCTACCGCGTGTTGCACGAACGGGTTCGCGCCGAGGAGACCGGCGCGTCCGGGAACGGCCACGCGCCCGGCTCGGCCACGCAGGCTTCACCCCAGGCTTCACCTACTCAGGAAGACTGACGCCGAAATGTATGCCACGAACGTCCGGACGAACCGCCGCGCGCGCCACGCGCGTCCGTCCCGCCCGCTGAACGCCAGCCGCAACGGCGGCATCCAGGGCTTGGTCCTCGTGCGCGACACCGCCCAGGCGGGCGGCTGGATGCTCAAGCCGACCAAGCCGCAGGCCGCCGCCTATGAGATGCTCGAAGAGCTGGAGCAGGCCGAGGCCGCTGCCGCCGAGCGCGAGTCCGAGGACTGATCACCCGCCCGTGCCCGAGCTGCCCGAGGTCGAGGTAGTCCGCCGAGGTCTGCACGAGCACGTCGCCGGGAGGACCGTCGAAGCGGTCGAAGTCCTCCACCCACGCGCGATCCGCCGACACCTGCCCGGTGCGGCGGATTTCGCCGTGCGCCTGACCGGTCAGCGACTGGAGGCCGCGCGCCGTCGCGGCAAGTACCTGTGGGTCGACCTGTCGGGCGGCGACGCCATGCTCGCGCACCTCGGCATGAGCGGCCAGATGCTGGTCCAGCCCGTCGACGCGCCGGACGAGAAGCACCTGCGGGTGCGGGTCCGGTTCGCCGACGGCGGGCCGGAGCTGCGCTTCGTGGACCAGCGCACGTTCGGCGGACTGGCGCTGGCGGACATCGTCGAGGTCGACGGCGCCCTGGTGCCGCGGCCGGTGGCGCACATCGCGCGTGATCCGATGGACCCGGCGTTCGACCCGGACGCGGCGGTCGCGGCGTTGCGGAAGCGGCGGACCGAGGTCAAGCGCGCCCTGCTCGACCAGACGGTCGTCTCCGGCGTGGGCAACATCTACGCCGACGAGGCGCTGTGGCGGGCCCGGCTGCACGGGGCGCGGCCCGTGGACAAGCTGACCAGGGCCAAGGCCGCCGAGCTGCTGGCGCACGCCACCCGGGTGATGTACGAGGCGCTGGGCGAGGGCGGCACGTCGTTCGACGCGCTCTATGTCAACGTGAACGGCCAGTCGGGTTACTTCGACCGGTCCCTGGCCGTGTACGGGCGGGAGAACGAGCCGTGCCGGCGGTGCGGGACGGCGATCAGGCGCGAGCCGTTCATGAACCGCTCGTCCTACTCGTGCCCGCGCTGCCAACCCCGACCGAGGGGTTGACGGGCGCGCTCACCGCGCCGGGTCGGCGAGCCTGCGCAGCAGCGGCGTGACCGACCTGAGCGCGTCGCGCTCCTCCGGTTCCAGCCGGGAGATCCGCTCGGACAGCAGCTCCGCCTCGCCGTGCGCGAGGGACAGGATGGTGTCCCGCCCGAGGCCGGTCAGCTCGACGATCGTGGCCCGCCCGTCGGCCGGATCGGATTCGCGGCGCACCAGGCCGCTGGACTCCAGGCCCGTCACCACCGTGGTCGCCGTCGGCTGCGAGCACAGCGCGCGCACCGCGATCTCGCCGATCCGCATCGGTCCCTGCGACGCGAGCTCCGCCAGCACCAGCAGCTGGGTGGGCTGCAGGCGCCGGACGGACGCGGACTGGCGCAGGCTGCGGATCAGCCGGTGCACGGCGACCACGAGTTGTAACGCGTCCTGATTGGTCACACTGGTGGTCATCAGACCTCCTCGTGGCTCACCGTGAGTGAGCAAGTGTCCGAATTCGGACAGGACATTCGCACTTTCGCAGTACGGCTGTCCAGGGAATGATTGCATTCGCACCCGGATGTACTCACCCTTTCCGCACCGATGCGGAGAAGGACCCGTCAAAACGCCATAAAGGGTGAACGGGCTCGCATCAAGGGCCCGTCAGGAAGCTCGCCGAACGTAGTCGGGCCCGGTCGGCGGGCGTGGTCCGGGCGTAGTGTCTCAGCGTGACAAAGGTGCTGGTGGTCGATGACGAGCCGCAGATCGTGCGGGCGTTGCGGATCAACCTGTCGGCCCGCGGCTACTCGGTCCTGACCGCGCACGACGGCACGGCGGCGCTCAAGGCGGCGGCCGAGGGCAGGCCGGACGTGGTGGTGCTCGACCTGGGCCTGCCGGACGTGGACGGCGCCGAGGTCATCGCGGGACTGCGCGGCTGGACGACCGTGCCGATCATCGTGCTGTCCGCGCGGGTCGACTCGGCCGACAAGGTGCAGGCGCTGGACGCGGGCGCCGACGACTACGTGACCAAGCCGTTCGGGATGGACGAGCTGCTGGCCAGGCTGCGCGCGGCGGTGCGGCGGTCGGCGGTGGCGGAGGGCGGGGACGCGGTCGTGGAGACCGCGTCGTTCACCGTCGACCTGGCGGCGAAGAAGGTGCGCCGGGAGGGCGTCGAGGTGCACCTGACGCCCACGGAGTGGGGCCTGCTGGAGATCCTGGCCCGCAACCGGGGCCGGCTGGTGGCGCAGAAGCAGCTGCTTCAGGAGGTGTGGGGGCCGGCGTACGCGAAGGAGACCCACTACCTGCGCGTCTACCTGGCCCAGTTGCGGCGCAAGCTGGAGCCCGAGCCCGCGCACCCCCGGCACCTGGTGACGGAGCCCGGCATGGGCTACCGGTTCGAGCTCTAGCGCACGTCCGGAGACGGAGTCCCCAGTGGCGACATCGCCCCGGCGGCCCTACCACGGGGACCTGCGGGCCGCCCTGGTCGCGGCGGCCCGCTCGCTCGTCGTCGCCGAGGACGCCGAAGGCCTGACCCTGCGCCGTGCCGCCGCGACGGCCGGTGTCCCGCACACCGCGGCCCACCGGCACCTCGCGGACGAGGCCGCCCTGGTGGCGGCCGTGGCGGCGCAGGGCTTCGACGAGCTGCGCGCGTCGGCCGAGGCGGTGCCGGGCGGTCCGCTCGACCGGCTGCACGGGATCGGCCGGGCCTACGTCGGGTTCGCCGCGGCCAACCCGTCGCTGCACCGGCTCATGTTCGGCGGCGAGGTGCCGCGCCGGGACGCGCACGTCGAGCTGTCCGACGCCCTCGCGGGCACGGTGCCGGCACTGGCGGACGCGGGCCTCGCGGCCCGGTGACGGCTCAGCCCGCCGGCATCGTGGGGTGGCGCTGGAACATCAGGGCGGCGCGCACCACGAGTTCCTTGTAGCGCGCCGCCGGCCGGCCGGTGAGGACGCGCTCCTTCGGGCTGTCGTCGGCGTTCACGAACTGGATCAGGCCGTCCCGGCGACCCAGGCTGATGCACTGGTTGAGGTAGCGGAAGTCGAGCCGGTCGGCCGGCACGCCACCGCCGAGCCGCTTCGCCAGCGCCCGCACGGCCTTCTGCGCCGTCGGCAGGCCGGTCGCGCACGCCATGCGCAGTTCGAGGCCGTCGTGCCGCTTCATCGCGGCGGCGTCGCCGATGCCCTGGACCTCCGGGTGCGAGGTCGAGGTCAACGTGTGGTCGACCAGCATCCGGCCGCGGCCGTCCACCGCGAACCCGGCCCGCGCCGCCAGGTCCGGCACGGCGAAACCGGCCGTCCAGACGACCGTGTCGGCGGCCACCAGGTCGCCGGTGTCGAGCACCAGGCCGTCGGCGCGGACCTCGGTGACCCGGACGTGGTCGCGGACCTCGACGCCGAGCCGGGCGAACACCTTGACCAGGTGCCGCCTGCCCTTGTCCGACAGGGCCTCGCCGAAGCCGCCGGCGGTGACCAGCAGCACGTCCAGGTCCGGGCGCGACTCGGCCAGCTCGGCGGCGGCCTCGATGCCCGTCAGCCCGCCGCCCGTGACGGCGACCGTGCGCGCGGTCCGCAGCGCCGCGGCCAGCTCCTCGGCGTCCTCCTGGGTCGAGACGGCGTGCGCGTGCTCGGCCGCGCCCGGGACGCCGCCCAGGTCCGCCTGGCTGCCCAGGGCGTAGATCAGCCGGTCGTAGGTCAGCGCGCCGTTGGTGAGCTGCACCTTGCGCGCGTCGGGGTCGATGCCGGTGACCCGGTCCACCACCAGCTCGACGCCGGTGCCCTTGAGGACGGCGGCGAGCGGGACGTCCCGCAGCTGCTGCCCCACCGCGAACTGGTGCAGCCGGACCCGTTCGACGAACCGGTCCCGCGCGTTCACCAGGGTCACCTTCGAGTCGGTCCACCTGGCGGCCAGCTTGGCCGCGGCCAGACCCGCGTAACCCGCGCCGACGACCACGATGTGCTCTGCCATTTCGGGCTCCTTTCGCTGCCAGAGGAGCGAGACGGGAGCGCCGGACGTGACGGCCTAGGGTGTGAGCCGTGTCACCTGTCTCCGTGCTGCACACCTGGCAAGCGCCCGAGTCGGCGCTCGCCGCCGCCCGCGAGCTGCTCGACGAGGCCTTCGACGGTGATTTCGGCGATGACGACTGGGAGCACAGCCTGGGCGGCGTGCACGCCTTCGCCTGGGACGGTGACGAGCTGATCGGCCACGGCGCCGTCGTGCAGCGCCGGTTGCTGCACGCACGCCGGGGCACGGGTGTCCCGCACGCGACCCGCGCGCTGCGGGCCGGGTACGTGGAAGGTGTCGCGGTGCGCGCGGACCGACGACGCCTGGGCGTTGGCGGGGCCGTGATGGCGGCCTTGGAGGCCGTCGTGCGCGGCGCGTACCCCCTCGGCGCTCTCAGCGCGTCGGAGGACGCCCTGGAGTTCTACGCGGCGCGGGGGTGGCGGCGGTGGCGGGGACGGACGTTCGCGATGACGCCCACGGGCGTCGAGCGCACCGAGGAGGAGGACGACGGGATCTTCGTCCTGCCGGTCGTGCCGCTCGACCTGGCGGGCGACCTCGTGTGCGACTGGCGGGACGGCGACGTCTGGTAGCTACGGCGCTTCGTCGTCCTCGGTCGTCGGCGTGGTGGCGGTGGTGGTCGACGTGGAGGACGACGGCGCCGGCGGGTGGTAGGTCGACGGCGGGTTGCTCGGCGGCTGGGTGGTGACCGCGGGTTCGGGCGACGTCGCCGCGGTCGACTCCGCGCCCGGGTCGGCCTTCGCCCGCGCGTCCGCCGGCGTCGAGCCGCCCGCCTTGCCCGGCGGCGGCTGCTCGCCCGCCCGCTTGGACACCGTGACCACCAGCGTGGCGGTCCTCGCGTCCGGCGCGGCGGCTTCCGGCACGTCCTGCCTCGTCAGCACCTCGACCCGCGGCACGGGCGGCGGGGCGGCCGTGGACCCGCCGCCGGCCAGCACCGACGCGAGGGTGGCGATCACGGTGGCGACGACGGCGCCGCCCGCGGCGAGCAGCACCACCGAGGTGAGCTTCTTCTTCGGCGGCGCGGCCTGGTCTTCCTCGAACACACCATCTCCCTGCGGGGGATCCGGACGGATGGTCAGTGTTCGGGTTATCGGCCGCTCACGCCGCGTGCCTCAACGTTCCGGCGGT
It contains:
- a CDS encoding pyruvate carboxylase; this translates as MFRKVLVANRGEIAIRAFRAAYELGAGTVAVFPHEDRNSLHRLKADESYEIGEPGHPVRAYLSVEEIIKAARKAGADAVYPGYGFLSENPELAKACADAGITFVGPPSDVLELTGNKARAIAAARAAGLPVLKSSEPSSDIDALVRASEDISFPVFVKAVAGGGGRGMRRVEEPAQLRESLEAASREAESAFGDPTVFLEQAVVEPRHIEVQILADGEGNVIHLFERDCSVQRRHQKVIEIAPAPNLAPELRDRICADAVKFARHIGYRNAGTVEFLLDPRGNYVFIEMNPRIQVEHTVTEEVTDVDLVQSQMRIAGGETLADLGLSQETVQLRGAALQCRITTEDPANGFRPDTGMISAYRSPGGSGIRLDGGTTGAGTVIGAHFDSMLVKLTCRGRTFSAAVARARRAVAEFRIRGVSTNIPFIQAVLDDPDFYEGRVTTSFIEKRPHLLTARHSADRGTRMLTYLADVTVNRPNGPRPSVVDPKVKLPAVDLNAEPPAGSKQKLEELGPEGFARWLREGKALAVTDTTFRDAHQSLLATRVRTKDLLAIAPHVARMTPQLLSLEAWGGATYDVALRFLAEDPWERLAALREAVPNITLQMLLRGRNTVGYTPYPEAVTSTFVQEATKTGIDIFRIFDALNDVEQMRPAIEAVRETGTAVAEVCLCYTSDLSNPDERIYTLDYYLKLAEQIVGAGAHVLAVKDMAGLLRPPAAARLVTALRKEFDLPVHLHTHDTAGGQLATYLAAIQSGVDAVDGAVASMAGTTSQPPLSAIVAATDYTERSTGLDLRAVCDLEPYWESVRKVYAPFESGIPGPTGRVYSHEIPGGQLSNLRTQAVALGLGQKFEEIESMYAAADRMLGRLVKVTPSSKVVGDLALHLVGAGVSPKEFEADPGRFDIPASVIGFLHGELGDPPGGWPEPFRSKALQGRAAPKGVAELTDDDVKGLEDDPRATLNRLLFPAPTKEFLAHREAYGDTSVLGSKDFFYGLKPGEEYQVDLEPGVRLLIGLEAIGEADERGIRTVMATLNGQLRPIQVRDRSIAAEVPVAEKADRGNPGHVAAPFAGVVTPSVEEDEQVEVGQTIATIEAMKMEAAITAPKAGRVRRLAVRGVQQVEGGDLLIVLE
- the coaD gene encoding pantetheine-phosphate adenylyltransferase, with the translated sequence MTRAVCPGSYDPATNGHLDIIGRAAKLFDEVVVAVLINKNKKTLFSVEERTEMLREVTAQWPNVRVDAWHGLLVDYCLENDIKAIVKGLRAVSDYDYELQMAQMNHQLTGVETLFMPTNPIYSFLASSLVKDVATYGGDVTSLLPPTIKDRLSARLAEGR
- a CDS encoding DivIVA domain-containing protein; the protein is MYRVFEALDELVTIVEEARGVPMTSGCVVPRGDVLELLDDVRDAIPAELDDAQDVLDHRDELVGKAQHDADQAVSKARSDAERMVSEAQHEAERMLSEARARAERMVADAEDQAQRTVSAGRQEYEDLVGRAHAEADRMVQAGRANYERAIEEGRAEQARLVDGTEVVQAAHAEAARVLDAAQTEAIRLRNECDAYVDGKLADFEDLLAHTLRSVGKGRSHLRGPAVASAAAPFDYHE
- the rsmD gene encoding 16S rRNA (guanine(966)-N(2))-methyltransferase RsmD, whose amino-acid sequence is MTRIVAGAAGGRRLQVPPRGTRPTSDRVREALFSSLETLVDLDGAVVLDLYAGSGALGFEAMSRGAARATFVESDKRAAEVLKSNAKVVALPGATVVNRTAEAVAGGAAEVACDVVFADPPYAVTDEQLNRLLASLVTNGWTKPGSLFVVERGARSPEPMWPSPVESLRSKRYGDTALHWAEQVDASG
- the rnc gene encoding ribonuclease III — protein: MGGRSSRGRSADRAPLIEALGVPLDAELLTLALTHRSYAYENGGLPPNERLEFLGDAVLGLVVTDHLYRTHPDLPEGQLAKLRASVVNMHALAGVARGLGDDGLGGHLLLGRGEELTGGRDKASILADGLEAVIGAVYLQFGIETARQLVHHLFDPLLAEAPLRGAGLDWKTSLQELTASAGLGVPEYRVDDQGPDHRKEFTATVLVGGQAYGTGDGRTKKEAEQKAAEAAYRVLHERVRAEETGASGNGHAPGSATQASPQASPTQED
- a CDS encoding MBL fold metallo-hydrolase yields the protein MKKVAVGLLALTAGALAWAARDVSLALGGKPGGERVRRSPRYRDGKFHNDARTRTMPPDGAAGTVREMFFGGQQRRPVGQVPLVPPVVGSADGLHITWYGHASTLVEIDGARVLIDPVWSDRVSPSQVVGPKRLHPVPHALHEVGRVDAVVISHDHYDHLDLATVRALTADTDAVFVVPLGIGAHLRRWDVPEQRIVELDWDESHEVAGVTLVATAAQHFSGRGFQRDNTLWASWVLKGPRHRVYYSGDTGYFDGYRTIGEEHGPFDASLIQIGAYGPGWPDIHMTPEEGVAAHRDVRGGLLIPVHWATFNLAFHDWTEPVDRVWREAKAHGVPLAVPRPGERVDVGQPPEVDGWWQALAVGR
- the rpmF gene encoding 50S ribosomal protein L32 translates to MAVPKRKMSRSNTRSRRAQWKTSAVHLVACQNRACRQPKPQHVACPACGQYDGRQVVQPA
- a CDS encoding YceD family protein; its protein translation is MSEHRHASARPTATGPWVIDTRDLGRRAGSSRGVRRTVPAEGVGLLGVIAVPAGGDVELDLLLESVVEGVLVTGTAATVVEGECSRCLDPLSAEVEVELTELYAYPDSTTDETTEEDEVSRLHDDLIDLEPVVRDAIVLALPQVPLCSPDCLGLCVDCGGRLADLGPDHGHETIDPRWAALQERFDGNRDNPEEN